Part of the Lysobacter enzymogenes genome is shown below.
TCGACCGCGACCGCGGTGAACTGCACCGGCAGGTCTTCGATGCGCGGCTCGCCGATCAGCTCGCGCAGTGCGTGCATGAGCCGGTCGCCGCGGAACAGCGCCGGCTGGCCGAACACCGGGTCGAGCAGGCGCAGCATGTCGGTGCGGCTCATGCTGTAGAGCCAGTCGCGGTACACCGCCATCTTGCCGGCGGCGAACAAGCCGCCGACCAGGGCGCCGCTGGACGAACCGGCGACCGCGACGATGCGCAGCTTGCGCGCCTGCAAGGCCTCGATGACCCCGATCTGGGCCAGCCCGCGCGCGCCGCCCGCGCCGAGCACCAGCGCGACCGGCTCGCCGGGTTCGGCGTGGCCGGGAGAATCGCTGGCGGGTAGGTCGGCGCCTGCCATCAACGGCCGTAGTTGCTCAGCGCCAGTTCCAGCATGGTCTTGGCCTGTTCGCGCAGCACCACCGGCTCGACGATTTCGGCGTCGTTGCCGTAATGCATCACGTCCATCAGCAATTCGCGGCCGGCGCTGTAAGGCACCTTGAGCTCATAGCGGCCGTCCGGCAGGAACCGGCCCTGCTGCTGCGAGTGCCAGTGCTCGTCGGCGACCCAGCGCGCCGCCTTGGCGCTGAACAGGATCGTCGCCCAGCCCTTCGGCGCGCCGGAGAAGATGCCGTAGCTCGACGCCAGATGCTGGTCGAGCTCGTCGTCGGCGACGTCGCGCGCCGCCTCCTCGCCGATCTTGGCCGCGCTGATGCGGTCGACCGAGAAGCTGCGCAGCGCATCGCGTTCGTGGTCCCAGGCGTCCAGGTACCAGTTCTCGCGGTAGTGCGTCAGCCGCTGCGGCGAGACGCTGCGGCGGGTGCGCTCGTCGGTGGAGCGGGCGCGGTACTCGAAGGTCAGGCGCTTGCGGTCGAGCACGGCGGTGGCGACCGCGCGGAACGCGGTTTCGTCCTGGCGGCGGGTGCGGTGCGGGATCACCCGCACCCGCTCCACCGGCAGGCGGCGGCCGCCGGCGTGCTCGTCGAGCAGCTTCTCGATGCGCTGCTGCAACGGCGCCAGCGCGTTCGACAACACGCCCCCGCCGCTGCGCATCAGCAATTGCTGCGCGGCCAGCAGCGCGTGCAACTCCTCCGAGCTCAGCCACAGGCCGGGCAGTTCGAAGCGGTCGCCTTCGCTGGTGTCGTAGCGGAAACCGGCTTCGCCGTTGCCGACCACCGGTGCCATCAGGTAGTCGCGCAGGTAAGCCAGGTCCCGATAAACGGTCGCGCGCGAGCATTCCAGGTCCTCCTGGAGCCGCTGAACTGTGACCGGGTACCTGGCCGCAGTGAGAATCCGGTGCAACGCGTGAATGCGTTCGATACGTTCCATGTCGGCCGAGATGTGGTGGAGTCGGTAGGGACACAACTAGCATGGCATCGGCCGCTGTCCGGCCGCCACCATCGAACCTGAGGATCCTACGTGATCAAGCCCTCAATATCCGCAACACTGACCCCCGCGGTGCTGCTGCTCGGCCTGACCGCCTCCAGCCTGGCCTGCGCCGGGCCGAAGGAAGAAGTCGTCGCCGCGGTGGACAAGTTCCTGGCCGCCAAGAGCTACCACGCCACGATGAGCATGGGCCCCGGGCCCGCCACCGAGACCGACTTCGTCGCGCCGGACCGCATGCGCGTGAAGCTGGGCGCGGTCGGCGACCAGATCATGATCGGCAACACCCTGTACATGACCCTGCAAGGCAAGACCCGCAAGCAACCCGCGCCGAACGGCGGCGTCGCCGCCACGCGCAGTCGCGAGAAAGTGCTGGGCAACCTGCAGACGCTGAAGGTGGCCGCGCTGGGCGACGAGACCCTCGCCGGCGTGGCGACCAAGAAGTACAAGGTGGAGAACAGCCAACCGAACAAGACCTCCTCGACCTTCTGGGTGGCCGCCGCCACCGGTTACCCGGTGCAGGCGGTGAACGTGGCCGAGGTCGGCGGCAAATCCTACACCTCGACTTTGAAGTACTCGCGTTACAACGACCCCAGCATCAAGATCGAAGCGCCGGCGGTGAAGTGATATTTGACACCTGATGCGTCGCATCGACTGCGACCGCAAGGCCGGGCCGACGAGGCCCGGCCTTTTCGTTGGCGCCGAAGATCGGACGCGATTTTTCCCGAACGGTCCTTTCGCGCGTTGTCGCAGTGCGACAACGCGGCGGCGCGGCCGCACCGGCCAGCTTCGCCGGCGGATTTTGTGTTTTTTTGTCAGCCCTTGGCGACGGCCGCGGCGCGCGCCCACAGATGCGCGGCCGGCGCAAGCTCGCTCTCGCCGGGCGGGGTGGGCACAATGCCCCGCATGCCAGGCTCTCCTTCACGCCCAGCCGCCTCCGGCCCGCCCGCTCCGGTTGCGCCGGGCTCCGCCCGGTCCGGCGCGGACCGTTCCGCCGATGCGGCCCGCGGGCCGGCGCCGTCGGAACCGGCGATCGACCTGTCGCCCTCGCCCGGCGACGAGGTCAAGACCACGACCTGTTACATGTGCGCCTGCCGCTGCGGCATCAAGGTGTGGCTCAGCGACGGGCGCATCCGCTACATCCAGGGCAACCCCGAGCATCCGGTCAACCAGGGCGTGCTGTGCGCCAAGGGGTCGGCCGGGATCATGCAGCACTACTCGCCGGCGCGGCTCAGCAAGCCGCTGCTGCGGGTCGGCGAGCGCGGGCGCGGCGAGTTCCGCGAGATCGAATGGGACCAGGCGCTGGACATCGCCGCCGGCTGGCTCGGCGACATCCGCGCGCGCAATCCCGACGAACTGGCGTTCTTCACCGGCCGCGACCAGTCGCAGGCGCTGACCGGCTGGTGGGCGCAGCAGTTCGGCACGGTCAACTACGCCGCGCACGGCGGGTTCTGCTCGGTCAACATGGCCGCCGGCGGCTTGTACAGCCTCGGCGGTTCGTTCTGGGAATTCGGCGAGCCCGACTGGGAGCATTCGCGCTATCTGATGCTGTGGGGCGTGGCCGAAGACCACGACTCCAATCCGATCAAGCTCGGCCTCGGCAAGCTCAAGGCGCGCGGGGCCAAGATCGTCGCGGTCAATCCGGTGCGCAGCGGCTACGGCGCGATCGCCGACGAGTGGATCGGGATCCGGCCCGGCACGGACGGGCTGTTCGCGTTCGCGTTGATCCACGAATTGCTGAAGGCCGACCGCATCGACCTGGATTACCTGGTGCGCTACACCAATGCGCATTGGCTGGTGGTGCGCAATCCGGGCGGTGCGGACGATGGTTTGTTCGCGCGCGATGGCGAAGGGCGCGCGCTGTGTTGGGTGCGCGGTGGCCCTCACCCCAACCCTCTCCCGCAAGCGGGAGAGGGGGCTGAACCGTCCCCGCAAGCGGCAGAACCACACGCACCATCGCCCTCGCCCGAAGAACACCCTCTCCCGCTTGCGGGAGAGGGCCGGGGTGAGGGCAGCGCGCAACCCGCCGACACCATCGACATTTCCCCCGCAGTCGTCGGCGAATACCGACTCCCCGACGGCCGCCGCGCCGTCCCGGTGTTCCACCTCGTCGCCGAACGCTACCTCGACCCGCAGTACGCGCCCGACGCCGTCGCCGAACGCTGCGGCATTCCCGCCGACACCATCCGCCGCATCGCCCGCGAACTCGCCGAGGCCGCGTTCGAACATCCGGTGCGCCTGCCGATCGCCTGGACCGATGCGCACGGCCGCGAGCACGCCGAGATGCTCGGCCGCCCGGTCAGCCTGCATGCGATGCGCGGCATCAGCGCGCACAGCAACGGCTTCCACACCTGCCGCGCGCTGCACTTGCTGCAACTGCTGCTCGGCGCGGTCGATACGCCGGGCTCGTTCCGCTACCAGCCGCCCTACCCCAAGCCGATCCCGCCGCCGAACCGGCCCGGCAAGCAAAGCCAGGCCAACGGCGCGCTCGACGCCGCGCCGCTGGGTTTCGTCCACGGCCCCGAAGACCTCGTCGTCGACGAACACGGCAGGCCGCGCCGCATCGACCACGCGTTTTCCTGGGCCTATCCGCTGTCCGCGCACGGCATGATGCATAGCGTGATCCGCAACGCCTGGGCCGGCGATCCGTACAAGATCGACACGCTGATGATGTTCATGGCCAACATGAGCTGGAATTCGGCGATGAACACCCGCCAGACCATCGGCTGGCTGACCGACAAGGACGACAACGGCGACTACCGCATCCCGCACATCGTCTACGCCGACGCCTACGCGTCGGAGATGACCGCCTACGCCGACCTGGTGCTGCCGGACACGACCTACCTGGAACGCTTCGATGCGATCAGCCTGCTCGACCGGCCGATCTCCGATGCGGATTCGGCTTGCGATGCGATCCGCCATCCGATCGTCGACGCCGCCGAACAACGCCTGCGCGACGACGAAAAACCGCGCGACGTGCGCGGTTTCCAATCCGTCCTGCTCGACCTCGGCGCGCGCATCGGCCTGCCCGGCATGACCCTCGAAGACGGCAGCCCGCGCTACCGCGACTACGCCGACTACATCGTCCGCCACGAGCGCGCGCCCGGCGTCGGCCTGCTCGCCGGCTGGCGCGGCGAGCGCGGCGAACTCGAGGCCAAGGGCCCGCCGAATCCCGAGCAGTTGCAGCGCTACATCGACAACGGCGGGTTCTGGCGCGGCCACGTGCCCGAGGCGGCGCGCTACTACAAGATGTGCAACCGCGCGTACCTCGACTGGGCGCAGAAGCTCGGCTTCCTCGGCCATGCCGAACCGATCGCGTTGCAGCTGTATTCGGAGACCTTGCAGAAGTTCCGCCTCGCCGCGCAGGGCCACGGCGCGCAGCAGCCGCCGGATCGACACCGCGAGCGCGTGGCGACCTATTTCGACCCGCTACCGATCTGGTACGAGCCGTTCGAAGGCGCGCAGGTCGAAGACGGCGCGACCCGCTTCCCGCTCAGCGCGGTGACCCAGCGGCCGATGTTCATGTACCACGCATGGGGTTCGCAGAACGCTTGGCTGCGCCAGATCGCCGCGCGCAATTACCTGTACCTGCATCCGGACACCGGCGCGCGCCACGGCATCGCCGACGAGGACTGGATCGAGGTCGAATCGCACCTCGGCCGGATCCGCGTGCAGGCCAAGTTCGCCGGCAACGTCCAGCCCGACACGGTCTGGACCTGGAACGCCATCGGCAAGCGCCGCGGCGCCTGGAAGCTCGACAAGAACGCGCCGGAAGGCCGCGAAGGCTTCCTGTTGAACCACCTCATCAGCGACATCACCCCGCGCGGCGATTACGCCAACGCCGATCCGGTCACCGGCCAGGCCGCGTGGTTCGACCTGCGCGTGGCGATCCGCAAGGCCGACGGCGGCGAAGACGCGCTGTCGCAGCCGCAGTTCGATCCGCTGCCGGGCCCGGCCGCCGACGACCGGCCGCTGCGTTACGGCGTAGAGTTCCGGCGACGGCGATGACGCCGGGCACCACCGCACCAACGCCAGGGAGGCGAACGAACATGAGCGCATACCAGTCCGCAACGACGAGGACCGGCCGATGAGGGCGGCGCGCGTATTCGCCGGCATGCTCTGCATCCTGGCCAGCGTCGCGGTGACCGCGCTGCTGGGCTTCGGCACGCTGGACCCGGCCGCGCCGGCATCGGCGACGCCGGCGCTGGCGGCGCTGCTGCCGAGCGTCGCGCTGGGATTGTCGGTGTTCGCGCTCGGCCTGTGGCTGCTGTTCGGAGGACGCAAGCGATGACCGCGCTGCCGTCGCCGTCGAAGAAGAAACTCGGGCTGGTGATCGATCTGGACACCTGCGTGGGCTGCCACGCCTGCGCGGTCAGCTGCAAGGAATGGAACGCCGGCGGCTTCGCCGCGCCGTTGACCGACGAGCGGCCGTACGGCGACGATCCCAGCGGCGTGTGGTTCAACCGCGTGCACAGCTACGAGTTGGCGGCCGAACCCGCGAGCGCGGACGTCGCGAGCGCAAGCGCGGGCTGCGGCAGCGCCGCGGGCGCTGGCGCGGGTTGCGGCAGCGCAGCGGCGACCGGCGCGGCGCAACCGGCGATGACCCTGCACTTCCCGCGCTCGTGCCTGCACTGCGAGCAGCCGGCCTGCGTTACCGTGTGCCCGACCGGCGCCAGCTACAAGCGCGCCGAGGACGGCATCGTGCTGGTCGACGAAGACAAGTGCATCGGCTGCAAGCTGTGTTCGTGGGCCTGCCCGTACGGCGCGCGCGAGTACAGCGCGGTCGAAGGCGTGATGAAGAAATGTACGCTGTGCATCGACCGCATCTACAACGAGAACCTGTCCGAAGCCGAACGCCAGCCGGCCTGCGTGCAGGCCTGCCCGACCCGCGCGCGCCACTTCGGCGATCTCGGCGATCCCGAGTCGGCGGTGTCGAAGCTGGTCGCCGAACGCGGCGGCGTCGACCTGATGGCGCAGTTGGGCTACCAGCCGACCAACAAATACCTGCCGCCGCGGCCGCGCCGCGCCGAACCGGCGGCCGCGCCGGCGCCGCAGGAAACGCTGGACCCGCAGGCGCTGCCGACGGTGCTGCGCTGGCTCGACAAGGTGCTTTCGCGATGACGCCGGCCTGCCGCCGTCGCGCCGCACCGATGCGCGCGTTCGCCCGCAAATTCGGGTGTGTCTGACCGATGCATCCTGCGTTCTCGGTCATTTTCTTCACCGTCCTGTCCGGGGCCGGCTACGGCCTGATGGCCTGGCTCGGCGCGCTGGCGCTGCTCCAGCACGGCGGCGTCGACGGCGCGCCGGAACTGCCGCTGCGCGCGCTCGGTTTGGGCTTGCTGATCGCGCTGCTGGCGGCCAGCGCCGGCCTGCTCAGTTCGACCGCGCACTTGGGCAAGCCGCTGCGCGCGTGGCGCGCGTTCTCGCAATGGCGCACCTCATGGCTGTCGCGCGAAGGGGTGATGGCGGTGCTGACCTACGCACCGGCGCTGGCGCTGCTGGCGTGGTTGCTCGCCGCGAGCCCCGAACGCGCGCTGCCGCCGGCATGGCCAGCGCTCGCCGGCGCTGCGCTGACGCTGTGCGCGCTGCTGACGGTCGCGTGCACGGCGATGATCTACGCCAGCCTGCCGCCGATTCCGGCGTGGCGGCATCCGCTGGTGGTGCCGGTGTACCTCGCGTTCGCCCTGCTCAGCGGCGCGGCCCTGCTCGGCGCGCTGCCGGGCGCGTTCGCGGCCGGACACGCCGCGGCCTGGGCGGTGGCGCTGCTGGCGCCGCTGACCGGGCTGTTGAAGTGGCGCTACTGGCTCGCGATCGACCGCGATCCGCTGCCGTTCAGCCACGGCGATGCGCTCGGCCTGCCGGGCCGGCGGCCTTCGGTGTTCGAACGTCCGCATACGCAGGACAACTATCTGACCCGCGAGATGGGCTATGTGCTGGCGCGCAAGCATGCAGCGAAGCTGCGCTGGATCGGCGCGGTGTTGTTCGCCGCGGTGCCGCTGGCGTTGGCGCTGGCCGCGATAGCGCTGCCGGTGGCGAACGCGCCGCTGATGGCCGCGGCGGCGCTGTCGGTGCTGCTCGGCGCGGTGGTCGAGCGCTGGCTGTTTTTTGCGCAGGCGCGGCATTTGGTGACGCTGTATTACTGAGGCTTCGAGGTGCGGGCGAGACCTCGGGGGCGCGTCGTCGGTGAGGGTTCGCGGTCGCAGCTTGCGCAGCTCCTACAGGGGCTGACGTGCAGGGACGCGGAGGCTGAACGACCTGAATTTGTGATGATCTTCACACTAATCGATGCATAGTCGAAAAACCGCCGGGACCCACCGGCGGTTTTTTTTGTCCATCGATTCGGAGCCGTTCCATGCACAAGTTGTTCGCCGCCGCCGCGCTGTGCGCCGCGTTCTCGCCCCTCGTCCACGCCCAGGAAACCGCCCGCAAGGACGGCTGGAGCGGCAACGGCGAACTGGGCCTGGCCGTTTCCAAGGGCAATACCGACAGCCAGACCCTGATCGGCAAGCTCAACATCGCCAAGGAAGACGCCCGCTGGAAGCACTCGGCCGGCGCCTCGTTCCTGTACGGCAAGCAGGACGACAAGGAAAGCGCGCGCCGCTACGAAATCTTCGGCAGCAGCGGCTACCGCCTGGGCCAGCGCAGCTACGTGTTCGGTTCCGCGCGCAACGAGCGCGACCACTTCACCGCCAACGAATACCAGTGGACCGCCGCGGTCGGCTACGGCTTCGAGGCGATCAAGAACAAGGACACCCACCTGACCTTCGAGATCGGCCCCGGCTACCGCTGGGCCAAGCTGCAGGACCTGCGCGAGCACAACAACGAAGCCATCGCCCGCGGCTACATGGACTTCGGCCACAAGCTCACCGAGACCACCTCGCTGTACAACACCCTGCTGATCGAAGCCGGCAGCGACAACACCTACGCCCGCAACGACCTCGGCCTGCTGGTCAAGATGACCGACGCGCTGGCGCTCAAGGCCGGCCTGGAAGTGCGCCACAACACCGACGTGCTGCCGGGCACCAAGAAGACCGACACCCTGACCACGCTCAACGTGGTCTACGGGTTCTGAGTCCGGCGCGCCGTCGCGGTTTCGCACCGCGGCGGCGCGTTGTGTGGGTTGCGCGCGGTTCGCGGCGCGTTGTCCGGCGATTGCGCTTCGAAGCCGTCCATCGCCGCGTCGGTCGCGGGCCTGCCAGCGTGCGCGCGGCTCGAAGCGTGACCGCAGGCTGTCCGCCGGGTGCCGCGTCGCATACCTGTAATCGGTTTCATGGCATTATCCTGGGCCGTCCTTACAGCCCCAACCCAGACGATGCTCGGTGCAATCGGGCTCGCCCTGCTCGGCGCGCCCCTGGTCACATTGCCGACGCCCGCCTACGGCGGCGATCCCACGCTGATCGCGATCGCGAGCGATCCGGCGCAGATGCGTCTGTACTGTTTTTCGACCCGCTGCGGCGACGAGGAATGGCGCACCGCGATGGCGCGCACCCAGCGCCTGCCCGATATCGATCCGGCCGAGCTGCCGCCGCTGCGGCCCAACGTCGCCCTGCCCGGGCAGCAGCGCGTCGGCATCGGCGGCGTCAGCGCGCCGGCCAGCTCGCGCGAGAGCCGGGCGATGTATTCCAACGACTACCGCATCGGCACCCGCTACGGCGTCCAGGCCGTGCGCGACGGCCCGACCCAGATCGGCCTGAGCTTCGGCGCCGGCTACCGCCTGGCGCCGCTGTACGACGACGGCATCAACCGCACCGGCGCGGTGTTCCGCGGCGAACTCAACCTCGGCCAGCGCATCACCGACCGCGCCCGCTGGACCCAGCGCGTGCAGGTCGAAAGCGGCGGCGGCGACACCTTCGTCAAGCAGTCGGTGCGGCTGGACGTGGACGTGTATCCGAACTGGAAACTGGAAACCGACTTCGCCATCCGCCACGACAACAAGGGCGGCGGCGGCAGCGAGAGCGCGGAAAGTTCGATCGAGCTGATCCGGCGGTTTTGAGCCGCGGTCAAGCGCGGGTCGCAGGCGTCGCGTGGCGCCCAAAAGCGTCGGGCCTGAAGGCCCTCACACGCAGCGCTTCAGTCGTCCTCGCCACCACCGCCCAGCAACGACGCAGCGATGAACTCGCCCGCGCCCTGCTCCAGCAGCTTCTGCGCGACCTCGATGCCGAGGCACTGCGGCGCGTCGCCGCGGCCTTCGCCGTGCGCGCGCACGCTGCGGCCGTCGCCGGCGGAACCGACCTGCCCGTCCAGGCGCAGGTGTTCGCCGTCGAGCCAGGCGTAGGCGGCGACCGGCACGTGGCAGCTGCCGTGCAGGCTGCGGTTCATTGCCCGCTCGGCCTCCACGCAGGTGCGGGTGGCGGCGTGGTCGAGCGCGGCGCACAGCTCGCGGGTGGCGACGTCGTCCTCGCGGCATTCCACCGCGATCGCGCCCTGCGCCGGCGCCGGCAGCCAATGCGGCGCCTCTAGGCGGCGGCGGATGCGCGCATCCAGGCCGAGCCGCTGCAGGCCGGCGCAAGCCAGGACGATGGCGTCGTAGTCGCCGGCATCGAGCTTGGCCAGGCGGGTGTTGACGTTGCCGCGCAGGTCCAGCAATTGCAGGTCCGGCCGCAGCGCGCGCAACTGCGCCTGCCGGCGCAGCGAGGAGGTGCCCACGCGCGCGCCGGGCGGCAGGTTCTCGATGCCGTCGTGGTCGTTGCTGACGAAGGCGTCGGCGTAGTCGGCGCGCTCGAGCACGGCCGGCAGGGCGAACCCGGGTTCCAGCTCCATCGGGACGTCCTTGAGCGAGTGCACGGCGCAATCGGCCTCAAAGCGCTGCATCGCCAGTTCCAGTTCCTTGAGGAACAGGCCCTTGCCGCCGATCGCGGCCAGCGAACGGTCCAGCACCTCGTCGCCGCGGGTGCTCATCGGCACCAGGGTCACGGCGAGGCCGGGATGCGCGGCGCGCAGGCGGTCGGCGACGTGCTCGCTCTGCCACAGGGCGAGCGGGCTTTTGCGGGTGGCGATGCGCAGGGTCTTCATCCGGGCATTATCGCCGCTGCGGCGGGTTGGGGCCAAAGGGCGGGGCGATGCGTCCGGCGATGACCTGGGGCGCGGCTCCGCGCGGCCCCGCGTACGGCCGGGGAACGGCTGCGCCCCTGCCGCCGTCATCCCCGCGAACGCAGGGATCCAGGGCGTTATCCAGGCAGGACTCTGAAGCCTCTGGATTCCCGCGTCCGCGGGAATGACCGAGGACAGGGTGACGTCGAAGCATTCCGACTACACGAAAGCCCGCGTGACCACCCGCCGTCATCCCCGCGAACGCGGGGATCCAGGGCCTCATCCAGGCATGGCTCTGAAGTCTCTGGATTCCCGCGTTCGCGGGAATGACGCAGTGGGAGATGGCACTGAAGTCTCTGAATTCCCGCGTTCGCGGGAATGACGCAGGACAGATGGCGCGTTGCATCCGCCCGCGCCGCGGTCACAGATGCTTCAAGGTCTCGCGCAACGACGCCACGCAGCGGCGGCTCACTTCCAGCGGCTGCTTGCCGTGGCGCAGGATCGCCTGCACATGCCCTTCGGCGTTGCGCTTGAGTTCGACGATCTCGTGGCGCGCGACCAGGCAGTTGCGGTGGATGCGCACGAAGCGTTCGCCGAACTCGTCTTCCAGCGACTTCAGCGATTCCTCGATCAGGTCCTCGCCGCGGGCGTGGTGCACGATCACGTACTTTTCTTCGGCGTGCAGGTAATGCACGTCCTCGATCGGGATCAGCCGCAGGCTGCCGCGCAGGCGCGCGCACAGGTGGCTGCGCACTTGCCCGGGCGCGGTCTGGCCGTCGCCGGCGCGCTCGCGGCCGGCGGCGAAGGTGCGCACGCGCTCGAGCGCGGCGTCCAGGCGCTCGGGGCGCACCGGCTTGACCAGGTAGTCGATCGCTTCGGCTTCGAACGCCGACAGCGCGTGGGCGTCGTAGGCGGTGCAGAACACCACCGCCGGGCGCGGCTCGAACGCGGCCAGGTGGCGCGCGGCCTCCAGGCCGTCGATGCCGGGCATGGCGATGTCGAGCAGGACCAGGTCCGGCCGGTGTTCGGCGCAGGCGTGCAGGGCGTGATGGCCGTCGGCCGCCTCGGCCACGACCTCCACGTCCGGACGTTGCGCCAGCAAGCCGCGCAGGCGCTCGCGCGCCAACGGTTCGTCGTCAGCGATCACCACTCTCATGGCCAGCCTCGCACCCTTCATCGGCTCTGCGCCTCCACCCCGGTCGGCACGTGCAGTTCGCACAGATAGTAGCCCCCGTCCCATCCTGCGGTCATTCGCGCCGTGGGTCCATAGGCATAACGCAGGCGCTGGCCGATGCTGTGCTGGGCGTGGCGGGCGCCGCCGCGGCCGTCGGCGGGGGCCGGGGCGGGGTTGCGGATGCGCAGCAGCAGGTGGTCGCTGAGCTGGGTCAGCTCGATTTCGATCTCGCCGCCGCCGGGCAGGCGCGAGACCCCGTGCAGGACCGCGTTCTCCACCAGCGGCTGCAGCACCAGCCGCGGCAGCGGCATTTTCCACGGCAGCGGCTCGCGCTTGCGCCAGACCACCCGCAGGCGGTCGCCCAGGCGCAGTTGCTCGATCGCCAGGTAGCGCTCGGCCAGCTCGACCTCCTCGGCCAGGCTGGAGTCGCTCTTGGACGCGCCCAGCGCGGCCCGGAACAGATCCGACAGGTCCAGCACCGCGCGCTCGGCCACCGCCGGGTCGCTGCGCACCAGCCCGGCGATGGTGTTCATGCTGTTGAACAGGAAATGCGGCTTGATCCGCGCCTGCAGCGCCTCGACCTCGGCGCGGGCGTTGGCCCGCACCTGCGCCTTCCAGCTGTCGTTGACGTACAGGTAGCGCAGCACCACGCCGACCGCGAGGATGGCGATCGCGGCGGTGCCGCCGACGAAGCGGCCGAAGCCGGTGCCGGCCGGGATCAGGCCGATCCCGGTGATCGTGACGATGGAATGGGTCGCCGCGGCGACCGCGGCGGCGATCGCCGCGGCGGTGGCGGTGGCGATGAAGCCGCCGACCCCGGGCGGCAGCCGCGACAGTTGCCGGCGCGAGACGCACAGCAGCACCGAGATCGCCAGCGCCAGCCACAGGGCGAAGGCGCTGGAGGAGACGAAGCGGCCGAGGTTCCAGGAACTGCCGTCCGGCGCCAGCGCCAGCACGATCACGATCAGCTCGGCCATGCTCAGCATGACCACCAGCCGCGGCAGCCGGCACAGGTCCGGCAGCCAGGGCTCGGGTTCGCTGGCGGCGGCGCCGGTGCGCGGGTCGGCCATGGGCGCGCGGCTCGGGGCGGTCAGGCCGCGGCGAAGCGCCGGGCGATCCAGTCGCCGGCGGCGGCCAGTTCGGCGTCGCTGGCTTCGTGCTGGATCGGGTAGTCGCGCCAGTCCACCGCGAAGCCGCGCTCGCGCAGCTGCGCGGCGGCGGTTTCGCCGTAGCGGTACAGCACCAGCGGGTCGTGCAGGCCGTGGGCCATGAACACCGGCTGCGCGGCCGCGGCCGCGGACACCTGGGCGAGCTGCCGTTCCGGCGCGGGCAGGTAGCTCGACAGCGCCACCAGCCCGGCCAGCGGCGCGGTGCGGCGCGCGCCGACCGCCAGGGTCATCACCGCGCCCTGGGAGAAGCCGCCGAGCACGATGCGCTGCGGCGGCACCCCGCGTTCGGCTTCGCGCGCGATCAACGCTTCGATCAACGCCACCGATTCGTCGATGCCGCCCTGGTCGGCGCGGTTGTCGATGCCGCTGAAATCGGCGATGTCGTACCAGGCGCGCATGCGCATGCCCTGGTTGCCGGTGACCGCGCGCACCGGCGCGTGCGGCAGCACCACCCGCAGGGTCGGCCAGTTCGGCCGCGCCATCAGTCGTATCGCCGGTTCCCAGCCGTCGCCGCTGTCGCCCAGGCCGTGCAGCCAGAGCAGGGTGTGGGTCGGCTCGGCGCCGTTTTGCAGTTCCAGGGCGTCGAGGATGGGAGCGGAGGCGGTCGTCATGCGCGGCATTGTGGCCGCTCGCGCCGACCGCGCCAACCGCGCGGCCGGCGCCGCCGCCGCGCTCAGCGCTGCGGCAGCTTGAAGTTCAAGGTGCGGCGCGCGGCGTGGCTGTCGCCGCTGGGCTCGAAGCGCAGCCGCGCCACCGCGGCCAGCGCGGCGTCTTCGAACACCCCGGCCGGCTCGGCCGAGACCACTCGCGCCGCGCCGGTGCGGCCGTCGGGCTGGATGGTGAAGGCGACTTCGACGCTGCCTTCGAGCTTGCGGTTCATCGCGACCAGCGGATAGCGCGGGCTGGCGTCGGCGATCAGCCGCGGCATGGCCTTGGCCGCAATCTGCTTCGGCGGCGGCAGCGGCGCGGCGGCCT
Proteins encoded:
- a CDS encoding LytR/AlgR family response regulator transcription factor — translated: MRVVIADDEPLARERLRGLLAQRPDVEVVAEAADGHHALHACAEHRPDLVLLDIAMPGIDGLEAARHLAAFEPRPAVVFCTAYDAHALSAFEAEAIDYLVKPVRPERLDAALERVRTFAAGRERAGDGQTAPGQVRSHLCARLRGSLRLIPIEDVHYLHAEEKYVIVHHARGEDLIEESLKSLEDEFGERFVRIHRNCLVARHEIVELKRNAEGHVQAILRHGKQPLEVSRRCVASLRETLKHL
- a CDS encoding alpha/beta hydrolase, giving the protein MPRMTTASAPILDALELQNGAEPTHTLLWLHGLGDSGDGWEPAIRLMARPNWPTLRVVLPHAPVRAVTGNQGMRMRAWYDIADFSGIDNRADQGGIDESVALIEALIAREAERGVPPQRIVLGGFSQGAVMTLAVGARRTAPLAGLVALSSYLPAPERQLAQVSAAAAAQPVFMAHGLHDPLVLYRYGETAAAQLRERGFAVDWRDYPIQHEASDAELAAAGDWIARRFAAA
- a CDS encoding DUF481 domain-containing protein, with amino-acid sequence MHKLFAAAALCAAFSPLVHAQETARKDGWSGNGELGLAVSKGNTDSQTLIGKLNIAKEDARWKHSAGASFLYGKQDDKESARRYEIFGSSGYRLGQRSYVFGSARNERDHFTANEYQWTAAVGYGFEAIKNKDTHLTFEIGPGYRWAKLQDLREHNNEAIARGYMDFGHKLTETTSLYNTLLIEAGSDNTYARNDLGLLVKMTDALALKAGLEVRHNTDVLPGTKKTDTLTTLNVVYGF
- the hemC gene encoding hydroxymethylbilane synthase gives rise to the protein MKTLRIATRKSPLALWQSEHVADRLRAAHPGLAVTLVPMSTRGDEVLDRSLAAIGGKGLFLKELELAMQRFEADCAVHSLKDVPMELEPGFALPAVLERADYADAFVSNDHDGIENLPPGARVGTSSLRRQAQLRALRPDLQLLDLRGNVNTRLAKLDAGDYDAIVLACAGLQRLGLDARIRRRLEAPHWLPAPAQGAIAVECREDDVATRELCAALDHAATRTCVEAERAMNRSLHGSCHVPVAAYAWLDGEHLRLDGQVGSAGDGRSVRAHGEGRGDAPQCLGIEVAQKLLEQGAGEFIAASLLGGGGEDD
- a CDS encoding sensor histidine kinase, producing the protein MADPRTGAAASEPEPWLPDLCRLPRLVVMLSMAELIVIVLALAPDGSSWNLGRFVSSSAFALWLALAISVLLCVSRRQLSRLPPGVGGFIATATAAAIAAAVAAATHSIVTITGIGLIPAGTGFGRFVGGTAAIAILAVGVVLRYLYVNDSWKAQVRANARAEVEALQARIKPHFLFNSMNTIAGLVRSDPAVAERAVLDLSDLFRAALGASKSDSSLAEEVELAERYLAIEQLRLGDRLRVVWRKREPLPWKMPLPRLVLQPLVENAVLHGVSRLPGGGEIEIELTQLSDHLLLRIRNPAPAPADGRGGARHAQHSIGQRLRYAYGPTARMTAGWDGGYYLCELHVPTGVEAQSR
- a CDS encoding DUF481 domain-containing protein translates to MLGAIGLALLGAPLVTLPTPAYGGDPTLIAIASDPAQMRLYCFSTRCGDEEWRTAMARTQRLPDIDPAELPPLRPNVALPGQQRVGIGGVSAPASSRESRAMYSNDYRIGTRYGVQAVRDGPTQIGLSFGAGYRLAPLYDDGINRTGAVFRGELNLGQRITDRARWTQRVQVESGGGDTFVKQSVRLDVDVYPNWKLETDFAIRHDNKGGGGSESAESSIELIRRF